ATATttgtttgtattttattttgtcaAACCAACTATACATCACCCCCCACATTAGGATCTACTGTTGATGATTCGGATTCGTTAACTAAATATAATTGgccactttttctatctattttttaatttcaatgataGTTTTCTATATATTTTTCTATTAGTTTTTTTATACATTTATTAAACTTGAATTTAGAATGTGCTCTTGTCACTTCCATTTTGTCTATTAGTTTCGAATATCATTTAAATATGAGTAACTTATTATAGATGATTCACTTTGGAATGAAATATTCAGTTTGAATGAAACAACACCTTTGTCAATAGTGAAATCAGAAATAATTTTAAAACCAAGTTGAAAGATCTACCTCTACACAACTTAAATCATCAAACTTTGCTTTTGCAAGTGGCCATGAGTAAGAAGAAAAAATTGAAGGATCTTTGCACAACCTCAAACTTACTAGCTTCAATTTAAACAAAACATttgtaatgataatgaaaataGTTATGAGATATTCAAAGAAGAGTGGGTTAAGTAGAGAATACTAGAAGAAatcgaagaagaagatgtagatcaTTATACATTTGATGCCCATGATATTATTGGTGAGCTGATCTATTTCAATCTTGGAGGAGGGTTGTAGAAGAACATGACTTTAACATTAATATTTTAACTCCATATCCAAATGAAATGAAATTTGCTATTGTTCATATGACAAtatgaaatataaagatttaTTGTGATATTTGACACTTGAGTCCATGTTTTGTAGGTATTTAAAGATATCTTTAAATATTAATGTTAAAATATTTGGCAGTGATATATGTCGGATTACAAAGTCTATAAACGAGCACCAATACAGTATGTTTAGAGAGAATCGAGGTCCTCCATCTTGCACTAGCAAGTCTATAGCTGAAGAAATCAAAGAATAAGTTCTTACAAATAAATATGATGCTTTGAAGGTATTTATTACGAACATACAAGAAAGATTTGGATTGGTAGTTTCATATAAAAACACATATTGAATGAAGTCGTGAAGACTTTGATGGATTTTATGATAAGTTAATATATTTCTTAAGAGACTTGAAAGTTCACAAATATGAAATGATCGTTTCTTTAATGAGCATAGAGGAAGGACTTTTTCGGTAGGTTTTTTTGGATATTTGATGCATATTTGCATAATTTTTTCAGTACATTCGTCCAATTGTCGATATAAATGCCACacgtttatttaaaaaaatattttggtatATTGATGATGACAGCTATTGTTGATGGATCTTGTTACCGAGATAGGCCGGGGCCtcgcgacggggtgttgatcagcgtttctCGGTTCGGACGTCGTTTGTGTTGAGCAGCGTCTCTCCGTCTCCAGGCTAATTGGCAGCTCGCCTTCGTTCACCGGATGATAATTCCCAGGTTGAGACACTCATGACTCGGTTGTGACGTGGCATCGGTTGTGACGTGTCTTGGACCCAAGATATACCTTATCAGATCTAATAAGTTATTTCTTATAATATTTGGAGCACCGGAGATTGAGGGGAGAGTGTCATTCGAATAGTTTCTTTTTAAGCTCgaaaaatattatgatttttttaagtaTCGTTAGCGATAGAAATCCAAAAATTCTTACGAAAGAAATATTTTGAGATGTACATCACAATTACTCTACGGTCTATCTTTTCAAGAATTTAGTAAGTGATGTATATCATCATTTaatactatatattttttttattattatcaaggTGATACTTTAATGATACTacaaatattttattgatactataaaaaattatatagtgATTCAACTAGGTTACAAAATACTATACGATGATACAACAATGAAGTATTGATCATCGACATGGCACAAAGCTTAATACTCAACTAATGGCCATGGCGACAATGAACACCATCAACCCCATTGGTGATGACAATTATGACCCCCTTCCTCTCGACAATCGCTTCTTGATGAAACACAACAATCGCTTCTTGACaggactcgacgatgatgacacCATCATTGATGCTCGATGTTTTATTGGCAAGAACGACAACCTGATGGCTACAGCTCATGATGAATGAGGACGATGATGATTATATTAAATACTTAAAAGTTATATTGAAAAGGTTTGGTTCAATAAAATTAGTTATTAAGAGTATTTTGATCTTATTATGTAAATAGGGGTACtcctaatataaaaaaaaaaaaaaaacatgaggcGTCATATGATGAAATCCTTAGGGTATTCCGTTGGCACCGCTTAAGAGTATAGCCATCCTTTCATTTTGTGGCCATTTGATTGTAATCGGACGGCTCATAATTTTCTCATCGCATATTAAATCCGGACATTCATGTCGATAAGAAACTTGAAACTAAATCTCGTGACGTCTTCTCGGCTATACAAACCGAGTCCTCGCTTCCCGAATACCCATTTCACCGCTGCGCCTTTCTAGGGTTTCGACCTCCTCCGGCTCTTCGCTTGCGTCGCTATTCGCCGTCATGCCTCGTCGAAGCTCTGGTGGTACGTGTTTGTCTTGAATGCCTTCTATCCGTTCTCTCTAGATCTCTCTAGGGCTCTGGATCATCGCCGGATGCCGTGTTGCTTTGCTTTTGGCCTCCCTCCTCATCGAATTCATGTCGATTTCCACTCGTTGGGCCATCAAATTACTTGCCTTCGTGTTATGATCTGATGACATGATATATATGACTTCGCTCGATTCTCTGTATGTTATTCCTTATTAGTAAggcatcttctttttaactctttgtATATGGTAATCTCTTTTCTATAGTGTTATCGTTGTCTTTCAGGTTTAGTCCATTTGCTGCCTtctttatttcttcaataaaaatAGCATTGGTGTAGTTGATTTGGGAGTACTAGTAGCCACTggcatatttaaattttatttacataCATAAATTATATTGGAGGTGCTTCAGTCTAGTAATTGGCATGATTTCCTTTTCATGCAGCCAAAGTGAGGTATTACGGGTAATTCATCCAATAAATAGTTGAACACTTGAAATTCTGGTACCAAGTATacattataaaaagaataatttggTACGAggataaattgttgaaaaattcATAAAAGTGGATTGTGGAAAGTTTTGTGTATATAATTGGAAGTATTGATGATTACATGGAATCTTTAATTATCTTGGTTGTGGACCAACAAAAAAACCTATCTAATGATATAGGTGAAGCATCCGATAGCCAAAAAATTACATCAATTATGTGGACCAATAACTTGTTAGACCCCACATTTGATTCACCATGTATGAAAACAATCAGTTGTTCCACAGGTGCAACCATCATGGAATGCTGATTTTGTGAATGATTAACATTGATTATGGCAGATTGATGATTATTTACAGGAGACATAACTATCTAACATTGTTGGGGATATCTGGTTTGCGTTGGAAGTTTGTGGCATAATGGCATGAATCTGCTGATAAGAAATAGCAAATGATGTGTTAACTACTTTGATGTTTAAACAGGAGCCTAGGTTGCAAGTACTGTGTTTCTGTGGAGGCATGAACCTTGTGATGTTTCTTCACCATATTTCTAGCGTCAAAGGCTTATGTTCCTTGTATGATTACAGAAAGGTAGTGATCATACTGTGTCCAGGGGCTAAAGTAAAATGAGCAGTACAGCAGTGATTGAATGTTGTGGTGTATTCATTGTGTGATAAATTATATACTTGGGTACAGATGTTGGAGTACCTGTGCCTGTCCGTCAGTTGCCTGGTAACTTTTCATCGATTTCTTCCTATGGCTGTTAATGGACAAGACCATAATGGAATGTTTCATGATTTCAAATACTGGTTGGTACATACTTTTGTTTCATTGTTTCAAATACCAATTGGACCAGTATGTACTGATCGGCTTTAGATATATAACCAGATACCACAAATTGGTATACCACCTTCTGCATTGGTGCCATACATGTCCGACAAGTGTTGGAACTCGTGTGGGCCTGTTATTTAAAATCTTGGTTTGTGCATTGAAAATTTTTGGGTTAACAATTAGGTCAGGGACATTtgaagatgatgatgtctttataGCCAGGTAAAGGATATGCTGAAGTTAAAGCTAACAAAAGATGTGCACAGGAAACAAACAATACATATGAGATTTTCAAGATAACTAAGTAGAGGGAAGGATGGTGCCACTTAGAATTGTAAGGTCTCCTATTGAATTGGAATCAGGCGTAGCATTATTTAATAAATCTATGACCTAGAAGATGAGGCAGTCTTATATGTCTCAGGGTCTTCTACGCATGGTAATGAcaaaagaaaatagaaagaaCTTGGAGGACTAGTATGAGTTTGCATTGAGGAAAAAGAATTTGTGTATTCTAGATTTTGTCTATGATGGGATCCTCTTGTGATAAGAAGGATTTACACTTGATGCAAGAATGATGTGGTAGCAAACCAAATGCACTTACCACTGTTCTTTCTTCATTGAGAAAATCACTACTTCTATCTGCTGCAACAAAATTCCATAACGATAGATGTGGGAGTGTGCGTGTGTGTGAAATAAAATAGAAGAGAGAGAATCACTACTGCTGTTAACTGCAATAATATTCCAGCAAGATATGTGGGGGATAGTGAaacaagagagaagagagagaatcaCTACTGTTTTCAACTGCAGTAATACTCCAGCAAGATGGATCTATGGGAGAGTGAaataagagaggagagagagatagagagatagaTAGAAATGACAAATAGGAAGAGAAATATTAGGCTGATTGTAAAACATGTCATCTTACTTCATTTTTAAGTTCCACAAGTGTTTCTAAGGAATATATTTTATACCTATACAGTTATGTTCAAGATATTTCATTTATAACTCTAAACAACCAAGAAAAATATTTGTAAACATTCAAAACAATCAGTTGAATGAGAGGATTCATGTCATGACTTGATACTTATTGATTATCCTAAGATAATCTTTGACTCTTTCATAACCTATAAGACCTACTGTGGTTTAGAAATTTGTCAAATACATAAATTCATTTGTATGGcagtaaaaataagaaaattgcTGCTAAAATAATAGAATATAAAAGTAATCTGAGACTTGGAGTCTTGGACTCAAGTAAGATTTGTCCTAATCTATACAAATGCTAGACTAACTTATCTACCTCCGACAGCAGATACATCCAATAGTTCTTTTATTCTATGTTTGTCTTCATTAGTGTCCTTTGTTATTCTTGTGAGTAGACATCAATgtatatatgctttgacttatgTGTCCATTTAGATAATTTTGGCATTTGATTTTTTGCAGCTGTttctattttgttttcttttttttggtttttaTTAAAACAAGTTCTTCTATTGCAATTGATTGGATTTCTAAGTTGTCACATTGGTTCTTAAATATAAATAGTTTCTTATCGTTTGAACACTTCATTACTTCCATATTGCTTCTGCATTTGATCTCTTGGATTCTGTGTTTGGTTTTCTTGTCTCAGGCTTCTTATAGGCTTGCTAATCTAATTGGTGATACGAATCTGGGTTTTTTTCTGGTGATTTTTAGGATGCAATATATTGGTTGTATGTATTGCTTAATTACATTATTTCCTTTATTATGCTACTGAATTGTCCATCATTTAATACTCAGATAATATGTAGGTCGTTCGGCCCCTCGTGCTGCTCGACGTCCTGCTCCTGTGAGGAACCCACCCCAACCTGGTAATACTTGAATTTAAGTTAGTATTGTTATTGAATAATTAAAATATGTGCAATGTGTTTTTACATCTGATGTTGTCTTATCTTATGTGGTTATTTGTTGAAgctacattatttttttttttcatagtatTAGAATCGAAGTTTTTCATGCAAACTTCTTGTGTGTGTTTTAGTATTtggataattatttttaatttagatttTGCTTTAACTGTTTTAATTTCATCTAATTTTCTATTTCTAGTATCAAGTGATATCAATCCCATTGATGGTGCCAAGAATCTCCACACAGATTTCACCCATTCACTGCATCTTGTTTTTGTGCATAAGTTATTGCAAGAACCTATTAGAAGACtggcaaaaattaaataaattgtaCAATAGTcgatcaattgataattgaaatGGAATGACAGCTTGAAAGAGAAGTTTGAttagattaattattttaattgttTGAACCTTTATTATGCTTTCTGATATTTGTGAACTGTGATATGTGGCAGTCAGGACATTAGTTTAGTGGTGGCAATCAACTTAACAGTTTCTGATTTGTTTTGATGCAGCACGTCAAGCTCCGCCTCCAGCTCCTGTTCAGGGTGGTGGATCTATCCTGGGGGGAATTGGATCCACCATCGCTCAAGGTTATGATGTCATCTATCTGCTTTTCCATTTCACTATAATTCTGCATTCTAAATCTGTGGACAGATCTTGCTCATATGGGATGTTGTTTACCAGGTGTGGCATTTGGCACGGGGAGTGCCGTTGCTCATAGGGCAGTCGATGCTGTTATGGGGCCTCGCACCTTCCAGCATGAGACCATTGCATCCGAAGCTCCTACTGCGGCAGCACCTGCCAACCCAGTGAATTATGCTGGCACAGATGTATGCAGCATCCACTCGAAGGCTTTCCAGGATGTACGTGTTCTTCTGATCTtaccttttcttttctctctctctcacctgtTGATGAGTTACGAGTCTGCTGTGTCTGAAGTTACCGTTGTTGAATGTTTGAAACTAAAGCTTCTGTTTCCATTCTACAGTGCATCAACAACTATGGGAGTGACATCAGCAAGTGCCAGTTCTACTTGGACATGCTGAACGAGTGCCGCAGAGGATCTGGTGCCGCTTGATCTCTTATTATTTCAGACTTGATGATCCCTTGTTTCAAGTAACAATAATAAACCCTGGTGTCAAGAAATGACTTGCAACTTACTTTGTCTTACTTAGTATGGTCACTAATAATAAATCCACTACttgtaaaaaaaaatctctcaATTGAACATATATCATGGATGTTTGAACTTCTGTTTTTCAATAATTGTtgcttttgtttttaagttcattAAATTATTCTTTTAAGTTGCTTTTGTTTTTAACAATAATTGTTGTCCTTTACTACTAATTCTTTCACATTCATCAGCCTGGATAGATTGAGAAAGTAGGATGGTTTTAAGTTCATTAAATAGATCCTTCTAACTTGCTTTTGTTTTTCAACAATAATTGTTGTCCTTTACCACTAATTCTTTCACATTCAAGAACCTAAATAATCATTTAAATCATCTAATCTACAACTAGAGGACTAAAGATGGGATTAccctaaataaaattaaaagctttgaattcataTCATTCATGAGGGTGAAGGTAGAGACAACATAAAAGACCGACCGTAACGAGGGTGAGGGTAGGTAGAGACAACGTATAAGATCGTAACGAGATAAAAGtcaaagataattttattttttagagaataaaaaaaataaaaactttgaaTTTGAAATTTGCCCTGTATATAACTCGTGCTGCTTTGAGACGTGACCTGCGACCTCTTGTTCTCGTTCTCGTGCTGTTTCATCTTTCCTCTCATCTTCCTGCCTGTAACGAACCTACACATAGCACTAGACCGGATCGGACCTGCACCAATCCGATCATACACTGATACAAGTCGAGTTACTGAAACTGAAACCGCAAACCTTGATTAtgttttttctataaattatgtTATAGCAAACATTATAAACATCAAAAAGTAAGCACACTAAAATTAGACTAATTACAAATTACCCTATAGTTAAAACTCCTTAGTATCCTAATctctatatttaaaaaaattatattagactcCATTAATCCAAACGTCATCGGTTTTAccgataaaaatatgaaaataaataataataataattttaacgttcTAGTTATTAATGtcgataaaaatatgaaaataaataataataataattttaacgttcTAGTTATTAATGTCGAATGACGTTAGTGATGACAAACGTCGATGCTATCGGAAGCTGTGGGTAGCTATTATGGATGAAAAGAATGGTGACAAGATGTGTGAACCACTTTGCGTCTACGTCGATACCGACGTAATTCTCGAGCGACCCTTACATCGCTATGTATCAACAACCCTTTTGCTACTTGGTAACTACATCGACATTAACATAGATGCAAAGTGATGAAAGGACTACTCAAGTGGTTGTTAtggatgaggagagcgacgaTAGGAGGTGAAGGCCACTTTGCATCGCGTCAATGTTAATGCAATTGCTGAATGACATCGCTCTATCGATGCAAATGCTGAGCAACGAAAGGGCAACTCGATAACTGCATCAGTATCGGCACAAATGTAGAGCGTCCATCAACTCTCGTCGTCGTTTTTCTCATCCACAATAATCACTCGTGACCCCTAGCAATATCGTCCTCCGCCACCACCATCGACATCGTTCACCACCAccaaatgttaaatttttttattattatttatttttaatattatgataaataaaactaaatattttactttcataactataacaaTCGAGATGTTAAAAAAATCTACCTAtaaaagataatctataattaactcaTGAAATTATGTTATAACAAAGGGGTAAGATTGATTGAAATTACTCGCATATATAAGTTGTAATGAAACACAATCGTACCTACGGAAGCATCCACTAGCTATTGCAGACGATGACATGCATCCCCCTTCACAAGTCGTTTCTACATTATCCTGGCAAAGGATGCCTTGATAAGGAAAAGCTTGTGTGCAGTATTATCCTGTAGGCTCGGGCCGCGAATAAGAAAGCATGCTAATGTGAAAATGAAAGAGAAGCAAATTCCACCAATATTGTACAATGTTTTCCTACCAAATAACATTACtcttatttatcatttgatatcctGCAAACCAAGCATAAGCATGAGATCCGCAGGAGAGGCACGGTGCAGAGCAGAGCAGGAACAACGCGATCACGATTTATGCGACGTAGGCATTGCTAGTGAGATCCCCTGGCCAGGCGCATCCTTCCACTGTTGAGTCACCGTCTTGAGCTGTGTGTAAAACTGTACACCTGCCTTGCCTGCAAATAGGATCACACTTGGTCAAGGAACAAACAGTTTCTGAATTTTTATGCCAGAGGGTCCTTCTAAACTTGTCCTAATTAATGCATGCAAAGTCATACCATAGAAGTTGAGATCCCCAGCAAAAGAGGCCTTGGAGCCGGTGAATGAGAAGAACGGCAGAGGTACAGGAATTGGCACATTGATACCAACCTTAATGCACATTATAAAACATGTCAGGTAAAGGAAAAGGAGTCCTTCTACCAAACTATTTATATTTAGGACTTTTTACATAAGAAGACATGATGAAGAATATACAAGGATAAGATTTACCATATATGACCAGTGCAATGCTGCATTCTAGAATCTTTACGAGGACAATTACGTCACCTAATGACTAGTACTGCTAAAGTGTGCAAAGAAGGATTCATAAACTGGAAGCAAAAAAGGATAGGTGTGCAAATTGTGGAGCCTATTAGTATAGGTAGATATCTTGTTGCCTACAAGCCTAACATGAATGACTGCCCACACTCGCAAAAACAGAGCCATAATCTAGAGTTTGTATGGACTTATGTGCAACCAGCAGAAAAAGATCATAGTGAACATCATGGCAGCATGGCACGTGATATCCATGAATTTTTCAGTAGAATATAATATCCATGATCTATACCAATTATTATATACGAACTCTTCGCAAATTCATTAATTTCCTTTGTGATTTTGAATAAGGTTTAGGCAGATACAAAATCCATGTATTAAAATAGTACAACTTACCTGTCCAGCCTCAATCTCAGTCTGAAATTTTCTTGCAGCAACACCTGATGTTGTAAATATGGATGCCCCATTACCATATCTGAGATATCGAAGAACCATTCAGTTAAATCAGCAGTGGTTACCAAGTCTTGAAATGAAAAATAGAAGTAAGCTTTACTTGTTACTATTGACAATATGGATAGCCTCGTCAAGGCTGTCAGCCTGtcaccaaaaacaaaaaaactgtcagatctagagaagaaaaagaaCTTTAAAGTAATAAAATGAATTTTACCTTCATCAAGAGCAAAACTGGACCAAATATCTCCTCCTGTTAAATTTAATAAAACAATGAAATTAAACTTCGATATTGTTCATCAAAATGGAATAATTCCACCTGGTGTGATTTCACCAATGATACAGTTGTTTTTTGTATATGTACACTTGAAATAAAATGTATTGGCATATGTAACCATCGAAAACTGGATTATGCATTCCTCTTATTGCAAATATAAACATCCTAACATGCTCCTTTTCCATTTGAACGATGTTGGGTGGTATAAGTTACATAAGTCAATGATTAATCCAACAAATCACTTACTATGCTACCCCTTATAATATTGTTCTTTGCTAATGACCCTCTGGTTGCTTTTCATGTTCCCTCCTCCAGTCCACCAAAAACAAGTCATGGGATATAAAAGGAAATTAGATTTGTGAGCATGTCAAGCCTGTCTGCCGCCAAGCCCTTCACTCCTATTTCTTCACACTGACACCAGCTCCTTTTGTCTCTCATGATTTCCTTTACTTTCAACTGTCAGCATGTGATGGTACAACTGAGCTGCCACGGCTGCTCACCTTTCAGTAAGTTCACATCCTTAAACTAAAAAGTAGTTGATAAAACTTTTTTGCAAATGACTTTTGTTCTAATACACACAATGCCATTCAAGATAGCAAATGGAGGAGCTAATGAAGGTTTCTAACTATATAGTTATACATGCACAATTCAATTTTAGAGCAGCATATATGCAAATACATTGTGCATGTAGCCAAACCCATATAGTCGGGACCTTACAGCTAATACTTTAGAGGGCCATGCATGCGAAACCACATTATTCAAGTACTGCTTCAAACCAGATCAGACTTCGTAACAAAGAAAATTGTTCACATTTTTATGGTTGCACTGGAACAACTGGCAAAGAGGAAACAGGCAACAGTGAGGGCGAGAAATATGTACCTTGTAACATTCCATGTCACTTGTAGTATCAGCTAAAATAGTAGGACCAACGAAGTTGCCATTTTCAAGACCACGAACCTAACAGAACAGGATCGATGATAATTATTAGTTGACCATCGATTAGAATACAAACAAGAAACTCTCGACTTAATTATCACTTTCATAAGCAACCCCTTCAACACCATTTGGTAGATAACTACCTCAACAAAATAGTGACCTAAGCACTTTATTTGCAATATAAACAAGCAACTCTCAACTTAATTATCACTTTCATACAGACTAAGCAACCCCTTG
The DNA window shown above is from Musa acuminata AAA Group cultivar baxijiao chromosome BXJ2-4, Cavendish_Baxijiao_AAA, whole genome shotgun sequence and carries:
- the LOC103982999 gene encoding uncharacterized protein C6C3.02c isoform X2, which produces MQYIGCRSAPRAARRPAPVRNPPQPARQAPPPAPVQGGGSILGGIGSTIAQGVAFGTGSAVAHRAVDAVMGPRTFQHETIASEAPTAAAPANPVNYAGTDVCSIHSKAFQDCINNYGSDISKCQFYLDMLNECRRGSGAA
- the LOC103982999 gene encoding uncharacterized protein C6C3.02c isoform X1, with amino-acid sequence MPRRSSGGRSAPRAARRPAPVRNPPQPARQAPPPAPVQGGGSILGGIGSTIAQGVAFGTGSAVAHRAVDAVMGPRTFQHETIASEAPTAAAPANPVNYAGTDVCSIHSKAFQDCINNYGSDISKCQFYLDMLNECRRGSGAA